Proteins found in one Rhodovulum sp. MB263 genomic segment:
- a CDS encoding [protein-PII] uridylyltransferase, with protein sequence MTPLQEVSAAQASSPSRARKTTQAPDSLICPASDIFDQTAFEAELTRLTDQGIDSKALRDAVVHYLSEARQKGRCAIAAAFADRPFDAGPTVRAYTWLTDCLVRATLRVSGEVLHPRPNPTEGERLAVFAVGGYGRSEMAPHSDVDLLFLIPYKLTPWAESVIESTLYMLWDLRLKVGHASRTVKDCLRLGHEDYTIRTALLENRLLGGHAPLARALDSALWDDLFKGTAAEFIEAKLAERSERHRKQGGQRYVLEPNVKEGKGGLRDLQSLYWIAKYVYRVDRASQLVKLGFFTRDEFTGFVAAERFLWAVRCHLHLIADRAIDQLTFDMQVEVAARMGYADHGGRRAVEHFMQDYFRHATTVGDLTRIFLTKLEAAHVKKEPALIGLFRRRRKVPKGYEIVQNRMNVSDPKAFLADKLNLLKIFEEALRTGTLLHPDAMRLIQANLRLIDEDVRNAPEAQRIFLDLLLKHGNPERSLRRMNELGVLSALIPEFEPIVAMMQFNVYHSYTVDEHTIQCVSTLAQIERGELIEELPIASRILKDGLNRRVLYVALLLHDIGKGRPEDHSVLGAQIARKVAPRLGLRPEECETVEWLVRYHLLMSDMAQKRDLSDPRTVRDFAKAVKTRKRLDLLTVLTVCDIIGVGPGTWNNWKAQLIRSLYCETVRALEGGLEDVNRDRREAEARRALREALPDWDAKELRAEIGRHYGPYWQGLPTGTHVVMARLLRGISDDEIRIDLAEDADRDATRVCFALSDHPGIFSRLAGALALVGANVVDARTYTTKDGYATAAFWIQDGDGSPYDASRLSRLSQMIEKTLMGEVRPREKLADRDKFKKRERSFRFPTSITFDNDGSEIYTIIEVDTRDRPGLLYDLTRVFATSNIYIASAMIATYGAQVVDSFYVKDSFGLKLYARSRQESLERKLREAIVKGTERANS encoded by the coding sequence TTGACCCCGCTCCAAGAAGTTTCGGCAGCGCAGGCTTCTAGCCCGTCCAGAGCCCGCAAGACGACCCAGGCGCCGGACAGCCTGATCTGCCCGGCCTCCGACATTTTCGATCAGACGGCCTTCGAGGCCGAACTGACCCGGCTGACGGATCAGGGCATCGACTCCAAGGCCCTGCGGGATGCCGTTGTGCATTACCTTTCCGAGGCCCGGCAGAAGGGGCGCTGCGCGATCGCTGCGGCCTTTGCCGACAGGCCATTTGACGCCGGCCCGACCGTGCGCGCCTACACCTGGCTCACCGACTGCCTGGTCCGCGCGACCCTGAGGGTCTCCGGCGAAGTCCTGCACCCGCGGCCCAACCCGACCGAAGGCGAACGGCTCGCCGTATTCGCGGTCGGCGGCTACGGCCGAAGCGAGATGGCGCCGCATTCCGATGTCGACCTGCTGTTTCTGATCCCCTACAAGCTGACCCCCTGGGCGGAAAGCGTGATCGAATCCACGCTCTACATGCTCTGGGACCTAAGGCTGAAAGTGGGGCACGCCTCACGCACGGTGAAGGACTGCCTGCGACTGGGGCACGAGGATTACACGATCCGCACGGCCCTGCTGGAAAACCGCCTTCTCGGCGGGCATGCGCCGCTGGCCAGGGCCCTGGACAGCGCGCTTTGGGACGATCTCTTCAAGGGCACGGCGGCCGAATTCATCGAGGCCAAGCTGGCCGAACGCTCGGAACGTCACCGCAAGCAGGGTGGCCAGCGCTACGTGCTGGAACCCAATGTGAAGGAGGGCAAGGGCGGGCTGCGCGACCTGCAATCGCTCTACTGGATCGCGAAATACGTCTATCGCGTCGACCGCGCCTCTCAACTGGTCAAGCTGGGCTTCTTCACCCGCGACGAATTCACCGGTTTCGTCGCGGCAGAGCGGTTTCTCTGGGCCGTGCGCTGCCATCTGCACCTGATCGCGGACCGCGCGATCGACCAGCTGACCTTTGACATGCAGGTCGAGGTGGCGGCGCGGATGGGCTATGCCGATCATGGCGGGCGCCGCGCGGTCGAGCATTTCATGCAGGACTATTTCCGCCACGCCACCACCGTTGGCGACCTGACCCGGATCTTCCTGACCAAGCTCGAGGCCGCCCATGTCAAGAAGGAACCCGCGCTGATCGGGCTGTTCCGGCGCCGCCGGAAGGTGCCGAAAGGCTACGAGATCGTCCAGAACCGCATGAATGTCTCGGACCCCAAGGCATTCCTGGCCGACAAGCTGAACCTGCTGAAGATCTTCGAGGAAGCGCTCCGGACCGGCACGCTGCTGCATCCCGACGCGATGCGACTGATCCAGGCCAATCTGCGGCTGATCGACGAGGATGTCCGCAACGCCCCCGAAGCACAGCGGATCTTCCTCGACCTGCTGCTCAAGCACGGCAACCCCGAACGCTCGCTCCGGCGGATGAACGAGCTTGGCGTGCTCTCGGCGCTGATCCCGGAATTCGAGCCCATTGTGGCGATGATGCAGTTCAACGTCTATCACAGCTACACGGTGGACGAGCACACGATCCAGTGCGTCTCGACGCTCGCCCAGATCGAGCGCGGCGAACTGATCGAGGAACTGCCCATCGCCAGCCGGATCCTCAAGGACGGCCTGAACCGGCGGGTGCTCTATGTCGCGCTCCTGCTGCATGACATCGGCAAGGGCCGCCCCGAAGACCATTCGGTGCTGGGCGCGCAGATCGCGCGCAAGGTGGCGCCGCGGCTCGGGCTCAGGCCGGAGGAATGCGAAACCGTCGAATGGCTGGTGCGCTATCACCTGCTGATGTCGGACATGGCCCAGAAGCGCGACCTGTCCGACCCGCGCACGGTGCGCGATTTCGCCAAGGCGGTGAAAACCCGCAAGCGGCTCGACCTGCTGACGGTGCTGACCGTCTGCGACATCATCGGGGTGGGCCCCGGCACCTGGAACAACTGGAAGGCCCAGCTGATCCGCAGCCTCTACTGCGAGACCGTGCGCGCGCTGGAAGGCGGGCTGGAGGATGTCAACCGCGACCGCCGCGAGGCCGAGGCCCGGCGCGCGCTGCGCGAGGCGCTTCCGGACTGGGACGCGAAGGAGCTGCGGGCCGAGATCGGCCGCCATTACGGCCCCTACTGGCAGGGCCTGCCGACCGGAACGCATGTGGTGATGGCAAGGCTGCTGCGGGGCATCAGCGACGACGAGATCCGGATAGATCTGGCCGAGGATGCCGACCGCGACGCCACCCGGGTCTGCTTTGCGCTTTCGGACCATCCCGGCATCTTCTCGCGGCTGGCCGGCGCGCTGGCGCTGGTCGGCGCCAACGTGGTCGACGCGCGCACCTATACCACCAAGGACGGTTACGCCACCGCCGCCTTCTGGATCCAGGATGGCGACGGCTCGCCCTATGACGCCTCGCGGCTGAGCCGGCTCAGCCAGATGATCGAGAAGACCCTGATGGGCGAGGTCCGCCCGCGCGAGAAGCTGGCAGACCGCGACAAGTTCAAGAAGCGCGAGCGCAGCTTCCGCTTCCCGACCTCGATCACCTTCGACAATGACGGCTCGGAGATCTACACCATCATCGAGGTCGATACCCGCGACCGGCCGGGGCTGCTTTACGACCTGACCCGGGTCTTCGCGACCAGCAACATCTATATCGCCTCGGCGATGATCGCGACCTATGGCGCGCAGGTGGTCGACAGCTTCTATGTGAAGGACAGCTTCGGGCTGAA
- a CDS encoding RNA polymerase factor sigma-32, which produces MALDGYDANSLSRQAMKAELLDAETELRLAYAWRDERDEAALHRLITAYMRLAISMAAKFKRYGAPMNDLIQEASLGLMKAADKFDPDRGVRFSTYAVWWIKASIQDYVMRNWSMVRTGSTSSQKSLFFNMRRVQARLEREAAGRGETLDRHQLRQMIASEVGVPLHDVEMMEGRLSGSDFSLNATQSTDDEGREWIETIEDDSAQAADLVEDGRDRAQLRGWLVHAMGQLNDRERFIVKERKLRDDPRTLESLGNELGLSKERVRQLEAAAFGKMRKSLEAQSPEVFHFLA; this is translated from the coding sequence ATGGCACTTGACGGATACGATGCGAACTCGCTGTCGCGTCAGGCGATGAAGGCGGAGCTTCTGGACGCCGAGACCGAGCTGAGGCTGGCCTATGCCTGGCGCGACGAACGCGACGAAGCCGCACTGCATCGTCTGATCACGGCCTATATGCGGCTGGCGATCTCGATGGCGGCAAAATTCAAGCGCTACGGCGCGCCGATGAACGACCTGATCCAGGAAGCGAGTCTCGGGCTGATGAAGGCGGCCGACAAGTTCGACCCCGACCGCGGCGTGCGCTTCTCGACCTATGCGGTCTGGTGGATCAAGGCCTCGATCCAGGACTATGTGATGCGGAACTGGTCGATGGTCCGGACCGGTTCGACCTCGAGCCAGAAATCGCTGTTCTTCAACATGCGCCGGGTTCAGGCCCGGCTGGAACGCGAGGCGGCGGGCCGGGGCGAGACGCTCGACCGTCACCAGCTGCGCCAGATGATCGCCTCCGAGGTCGGCGTGCCGCTGCACGATGTCGAGATGATGGAAGGGCGGCTGTCGGGCTCGGATTTCTCGCTGAATGCGACGCAATCGACCGATGACGAGGGCCGCGAATGGATCGAGACCATCGAGGATGACAGTGCGCAGGCGGCCGATCTGGTCGAGGACGGGCGCGACCGGGCGCAGCTGCGCGGGTGGCTGGTCCATGCCATGGGCCAGTTGAACGACCGGGAACGCTTCATCGTCAAGGAGCGCAAGCTGCGCGACGACCCGCGCACGCTGGAAAGTCTCGGCAACGAGCTGGGGCTGTCGAAGGAGCGCGTGCGTCAGCTCGAGGCCGCGGCCTTCGGCAAGATGCGCAAGAGCCTTGAAGCCCAGTCGCCCGAGGTGTTTCACTTCCTCGCGTGA
- a CDS encoding YifB family Mg chelatase-like AAA ATPase, with translation MVARAYTVAFDGIEARIVEVQCAVAAGLPAFSVVGLPDKAVSEARDRLRAALVAMGVALPSKRITVNLSPADLPKEGSHFDLPIAVALLAALDVIPRDMAEGVVALGELSLDGRLVPVIGALPAAMAAAEAGRALLCPKACGAEAAWVGATQVLAAPDLASVVRHFTGQAPLAPAEPGEIAPIAAALDLSDVKGQERAKRALEIAAAGRHHLLLVGEPGSGKSMLAARIPGILPPLSPAEALETSMIQSLAGLLDEGGISRQRPFRDPHHTASVAAIVGGGRGARPGEISLAHNGVLFMDEFPEFPRQVLNTLRQPIETGEVVVARANAHTRYPCRFLLVAAANPCKCGYLADPARACARVPQCGEDYLGRISGPLMDRFDLRVDVPPVAFRDLDLPASGESSAEVAARVAAARMRQSARFAHTPRTRVNAEAEGALLEEIAAPDAEGRALLLRAAERFRLTARGYHRVLRVARTIADLDGTDRVARPHVAEAVNFRLGIGNL, from the coding sequence ATGGTAGCCCGTGCCTATACCGTGGCCTTCGACGGGATCGAGGCGCGGATCGTCGAGGTGCAATGCGCCGTGGCGGCGGGCCTGCCCGCCTTCTCGGTCGTGGGCCTGCCCGACAAGGCGGTCAGCGAGGCGCGCGACCGGCTGCGCGCGGCGCTGGTGGCGATGGGCGTGGCGCTGCCTTCGAAACGGATCACCGTCAATCTCTCGCCCGCCGACCTGCCCAAGGAGGGCTCGCATTTCGACCTGCCGATCGCGGTGGCCCTGCTTGCCGCCCTCGACGTCATCCCGCGCGACATGGCCGAAGGGGTGGTGGCGCTGGGCGAGCTGTCGCTCGACGGGCGTCTGGTGCCGGTGATCGGAGCCCTGCCTGCGGCGATGGCCGCAGCCGAGGCAGGGCGCGCGCTTCTGTGCCCCAAGGCCTGCGGCGCCGAGGCCGCCTGGGTCGGGGCGACACAGGTGCTGGCCGCGCCCGACCTTGCATCGGTCGTGCGCCATTTCACCGGACAGGCCCCGCTTGCCCCGGCCGAGCCGGGGGAGATCGCCCCCATCGCGGCCGCGCTCGACCTGTCCGACGTCAAGGGACAGGAGCGCGCCAAGCGCGCGCTCGAGATCGCGGCTGCAGGGCGTCACCATCTGCTTCTGGTGGGCGAGCCCGGTTCGGGCAAGTCGATGCTCGCGGCGCGGATCCCGGGCATCCTGCCGCCGCTTTCGCCCGCCGAGGCGCTTGAGACCTCGATGATCCAGTCGCTGGCGGGCCTGCTCGACGAGGGCGGCATCTCGCGCCAGCGCCCGTTCCGCGACCCGCATCACACCGCCTCGGTCGCGGCCATCGTCGGCGGCGGTCGCGGCGCCCGCCCCGGAGAGATCAGCCTTGCCCATAACGGCGTGCTCTTCATGGACGAGTTTCCCGAATTTCCGCGCCAGGTGCTGAACACGCTGCGCCAGCCGATCGAAACCGGCGAGGTCGTCGTGGCGCGCGCCAATGCCCATACCCGCTATCCCTGCCGGTTTCTGCTGGTGGCCGCGGCCAACCCCTGCAAATGCGGCTATCTCGCCGACCCGGCCCGCGCCTGCGCCCGTGTTCCGCAATGCGGCGAGGACTATCTCGGCCGGATCTCGGGTCCGCTCATGGACAGGTTCGATCTGCGCGTCGACGTGCCGCCGGTGGCGTTCCGGGATCTCGATCTGCCCGCCTCCGGAGAAAGCTCGGCCGAGGTCGCCGCTCGGGTCGCGGCCGCACGCATGCGTCAGAGCGCGAGATTCGCGCATACCCCCCGCACGCGGGTCAATGCAGAGGCCGAAGGCGCCCTCCTGGAAGAGATCGCCGCCCCCGACGCCGAGGGCCGGGCGCTTCTGCTGCGCGCGGCCGAACGCTTCCGGCTGACCGCCCGCGGCTATCACCGCGTGCTGCGCGTGGCCCGGACCATCGCAGATCTGGACGGCACCGACCGGGTCGCCCGCCCGCATGTGGCCGAGGCGGTCAACTTCCGCCTCGGCATAGGAAATCTCTAG
- the rsmI gene encoding 16S rRNA (cytidine(1402)-2'-O)-methyltransferase, with translation MDVSFAGAISSATLCGSTGQVNVRQVKESLEILRNPLAPGLYFVATPIGAARDITLRGLDVLASADAIAAEDTRTARHLMQIHGIALGERSLIAYHDHSAASVRDALVEMAAAGKSVACVSEAGTPMVSDPGFPLARAAIAAGVAVHAAPGPSAMLAALVVAGLPSDRVLFAGFPPAQSGARSRMLDEFSNVPATLVFYESPKRISRLLAEMAVSLGGDRDAAVCRELTKRFEEVSRGSLAELAEAFRDREVRGEIVLLVGRAPVRAVEQNDLDAALDEALARLSVKDAVAEVAAALELPRRRVYQAALLRERHAAKPEGTG, from the coding sequence ATGGACGTCTCCTTCGCTGGGGCGATCTCGTCGGCGACCCTATGCGGATCGACGGGGCAAGTAAACGTCAGACAGGTAAAAGAATCCTTGGAGATCCTCCGAAATCCGCTGGCCCCCGGGCTTTATTTCGTGGCCACGCCGATCGGTGCCGCGCGCGACATCACGCTCAGGGGGCTCGATGTTCTGGCGTCGGCCGACGCTATCGCGGCAGAGGATACCCGCACGGCGCGTCATCTGATGCAGATCCATGGCATTGCGCTCGGCGAGCGTTCGTTGATCGCCTATCACGACCATTCCGCGGCCTCGGTGCGCGATGCGCTGGTCGAGATGGCGGCTGCGGGCAAGTCGGTCGCCTGCGTCAGCGAGGCGGGCACGCCGATGGTGTCCGATCCGGGCTTTCCGCTGGCGCGCGCCGCGATCGCGGCCGGGGTCGCGGTGCATGCCGCGCCGGGGCCTTCGGCGATGCTGGCCGCGCTGGTGGTTGCGGGCCTGCCAAGTGATCGTGTGCTGTTCGCGGGGTTTCCGCCTGCCCAGTCGGGCGCGCGCAGCCGGATGCTGGACGAGTTTTCGAATGTGCCCGCGACGCTGGTTTTCTATGAATCTCCCAAACGCATTAGCCGGTTGTTAGCGGAAATGGCGGTATCTCTCGGAGGAGATCGCGACGCAGCGGTCTGCCGGGAATTGACCAAGCGATTCGAAGAGGTCTCGCGTGGCAGTCTCGCCGAACTGGCAGAGGCCTTTCGCGACCGTGAGGTTCGCGGCGAGATCGTGCTGTTGGTCGGACGGGCTCCTGTCAGGGCTGTCGAGCAGAACGATCTCGACGCGGCGCTGGACGAGGCGCTGGCGCGTCTTTCCGTGAAGGACGCGGTGGCCGAAGTGGCGGCGGCGCTCGAACTGCCGCGGCGCCGGGTTTACCAGGCGGCGTTGTTGCGAGAACGGCATGCTGCCAAGCCGGAGGGAACGGGATGA
- a CDS encoding glutathione S-transferase has translation MTYVLFIGDRTYSSWSLRGWLMLEKFGLPFRVEEVGLYTGTLAADLGPVAPARLVPALMMPGGEPLGDTLAMAETLAERHPEAGLWPEDETARMRARWLAAEMHSGFADLRAHCPMALIRSYDSVRPPPEVLADLDRLQMLWSGAQERFGAGGPWLFGRYCLADVFFAPVAARIATYGLPVGDAAAAYVAQHLADPAFRRWRAEGLTYRYTPEPYAMDLPHLPWPGPEPVPARAVPHGTPINAACPLTGRPPSHFLEIEGTVIGFASLRARDMVANDPEAFPDVAAIYHSVTKEA, from the coding sequence ATGACCTACGTTCTGTTCATCGGCGATCGGACCTATTCCAGCTGGTCCCTTCGCGGCTGGCTGATGCTGGAGAAATTCGGCCTGCCCTTCAGGGTAGAAGAGGTCGGGCTCTATACCGGAACGCTCGCCGCCGATCTGGGCCCGGTCGCGCCCGCCCGGCTCGTGCCGGCGCTCATGATGCCCGGGGGCGAACCGCTTGGCGACACGCTGGCCATGGCCGAAACCCTGGCCGAGCGCCACCCCGAGGCCGGGCTCTGGCCCGAGGACGAGACCGCCCGGATGCGCGCCCGCTGGCTGGCGGCCGAAATGCATTCGGGCTTTGCCGACCTGCGCGCGCATTGCCCGATGGCGCTGATACGGTCCTATGACAGCGTCCGGCCGCCGCCCGAGGTGCTGGCGGATCTCGACCGGCTGCAGATGCTCTGGTCCGGCGCGCAGGAGCGCTTCGGCGCAGGCGGCCCCTGGCTTTTCGGGCGCTATTGCCTTGCAGATGTCTTCTTCGCCCCGGTCGCGGCCCGAATCGCGACCTATGGCCTGCCGGTCGGCGATGCGGCCGCAGCCTATGTCGCCCAGCATCTGGCCGATCCGGCCTTCCGCCGCTGGCGCGCCGAGGGGCTGACATACCGCTACACGCCCGAGCCCTATGCGATGGATCTGCCGCATCTGCCCTGGCCGGGCCCCGAGCCCGTGCCGGCCCGGGCCGTCCCGCATGGCACCCCGATCAATGCCGCCTGCCCGCTCACCGGCCGCCCCCCGAGCCATTTCCTCGAAATCGAAGGCACCGTTATCGGATTTGCCAGCCTTCGCGCCCGCGACATGGTCGCGAACGACCCCGAGGCTTTCCCCGACGTCGCTGCCATTTACCATTCGGTAACCAAGGAGGCGTAG
- the gshB gene encoding glutathione synthase has product MPLKVAIQMDPVGAVNIDADSTFRIAEEAQARGHSLFYYTPDRLSWNDGRVMARGWPLEVRRVRGDHFTLGEERELDLGGFDVVWLRQDPPFDMGYITTTHLLEMLTPGTLVVNDPFWVRNFPEKLLVLRFPDLIPPTVIARDLETLRAFKDLHGDIILKPLYGNGGAGIFRLGPDDRNLASLHEVFAGMNREPLIAQKFLPAVSRGDKRVILVDGSPVGAINRVPAAGETRSNMHVGGRAERAELTPRDLEICAAIGPTLKEAGQIFVGIDVIGEHLTEINVTSPTGIQELERFDKTNIAALIWEAIEARRAG; this is encoded by the coding sequence ATGCCGCTCAAGGTAGCCATTCAGATGGACCCGGTCGGGGCCGTTAATATCGATGCGGACAGTACGTTCCGGATTGCGGAGGAAGCTCAGGCGCGCGGGCATAGCCTGTTCTACTACACCCCGGACCGGCTGTCCTGGAACGACGGGCGGGTGATGGCGCGGGGCTGGCCGCTGGAGGTGCGTCGGGTCAGGGGCGATCATTTCACCCTTGGCGAAGAGCGCGAGCTCGATCTCGGCGGCTTCGATGTCGTATGGCTGCGGCAGGATCCGCCTTTCGACATGGGCTATATCACGACGACGCATCTTCTCGAGATGCTGACGCCCGGCACTCTGGTCGTGAACGACCCGTTCTGGGTGCGGAATTTTCCCGAAAAACTGCTGGTCCTGCGTTTCCCCGATTTGATCCCGCCGACTGTGATCGCCCGCGATCTGGAGACGCTGCGCGCCTTCAAGGATCTGCATGGCGACATCATCCTCAAGCCACTTTACGGCAATGGCGGCGCCGGGATCTTTCGGCTTGGTCCGGATGACCGCAACCTCGCCTCCTTGCATGAAGTTTTCGCCGGCATGAATCGCGAGCCGCTGATCGCGCAGAAATTCCTTCCGGCTGTCAGCAGGGGGGACAAGCGGGTGATACTCGTTGACGGTTCCCCTGTCGGAGCGATCAACCGGGTGCCGGCCGCAGGTGAGACGCGGTCCAACATGCATGTCGGGGGGCGTGCCGAACGGGCCGAACTGACGCCGCGCGATCTCGAGATCTGTGCCGCCATCGGTCCGACCCTTAAGGAGGCCGGGCAGATCTTTGTCGGTATCGACGTCATCGGCGAGCATCTGACCGAAATCAATGTCACCTCGCCGACCGGCATCCAGGAGCTCGAGCGCTTCGACAAGACCAATATAGCCGCTCTGATCTGGGAGGCGATCGAGGCACGCCGCGCCGGCTGA
- a CDS encoding penicillin-binding protein activator — MFAVFRACRKRLPAVRPRVLASVLGLGALALLAACQPGGIGGGPSIDGSKPVPVALLVPGGSANAGDQVLARSLENAARLAISDLKGVKVDLRVYETAGNPDIAAKVASEAVSDGAKIILGPLYAQSANAAGLAVARRGVNVLSFSNNPEIAGGNVFVLGPTFENTANRLARYAAAQGRTNVMIVHDPDVAGEAGRAAIASAVARSGGSVAATGSYELSQNGVVQAIPALARKARDSAAQAIFFTASTAGALPLLAQLLPENRVDPAKVQFIGLTRWDIPPSTLALPGLQGGWFALPDPGVSDRFERRYTAAYGEPAHPAAGLAYDGIAAIGALASQGRSDALSVSALTQPSGFVGVNGVFRLRTDGTNERALAVAEIRDNQVTVIDPAPRSFGSAGF; from the coding sequence ATGTTCGCCGTTTTTCGCGCCTGCCGCAAGCGGTTGCCAGCGGTTCGGCCGAGGGTTCTGGCATCGGTTCTGGGTCTCGGCGCACTCGCTCTACTTGCGGCCTGCCAGCCCGGAGGTATCGGCGGCGGCCCGTCGATCGACGGATCGAAACCGGTTCCGGTGGCACTGCTGGTGCCGGGCGGCTCGGCCAATGCGGGCGACCAGGTTCTGGCGCGCAGCCTCGAAAACGCCGCACGTCTCGCGATTTCGGATCTCAAGGGTGTGAAGGTCGATCTTCGCGTCTATGAAACAGCAGGCAATCCCGACATCGCCGCCAAGGTCGCCTCCGAGGCCGTCTCGGACGGCGCCAAGATCATCCTCGGCCCGCTCTATGCACAATCCGCAAATGCGGCCGGCCTGGCCGTCGCACGGCGCGGCGTCAACGTGCTGAGCTTCTCGAACAACCCCGAGATCGCCGGCGGCAACGTGTTCGTGCTGGGACCGACCTTCGAGAACACAGCCAACCGTCTGGCGCGCTACGCCGCGGCACAGGGCCGGACCAATGTCATGATCGTGCACGATCCCGATGTGGCGGGCGAGGCCGGGCGCGCGGCAATCGCCTCGGCCGTGGCACGCAGCGGCGGATCGGTCGCCGCGACCGGCAGTTACGAGCTGTCGCAGAACGGCGTGGTCCAGGCCATCCCCGCGCTCGCGCGCAAGGCGCGCGACTCGGCCGCACAGGCTATCTTCTTCACCGCCAGCACCGCCGGCGCCCTGCCGCTGCTGGCGCAACTGCTTCCGGAAAACCGCGTCGATCCCGCCAAGGTGCAGTTCATCGGGCTGACACGCTGGGACATCCCGCCCTCCACCCTGGCGCTTCCCGGACTGCAGGGTGGCTGGTTCGCCCTTCCTGATCCCGGCGTTTCGGACCGGTTCGAACGGCGCTACACGGCCGCCTATGGCGAGCCGGCCCATCCCGCGGCGGGCCTTGCCTATGACGGCATCGCCGCGATCGGCGCCCTTGCCAGCCAGGGCCGCAGCGACGCATTGTCGGTTTCCGCCCTGACCCAGCCTTCGGGCTTTGTCGGCGTCAACGGCGTGTTCCGCCTGCGTACAGATGGAACGAACGAGCGGGCCTTGGCCGTGGCCGAGATCCGCGACAACCAGGTGACCGTGATTGACCCCGCTCCAAGAAGTTTCGGCAGCGCAGGCTTCTAG
- a CDS encoding TetR/AcrR family transcriptional regulator, which translates to MSLPIPASRTRFAGLSDQARACWLDPAELEFCDHGFENASLNRIIAAAGESKGRTYHYFADKGDLFRATLERRLAPLGTLGGNAEAIAGADRETYWTQIAALCRRLAGALQGDECLASLLRTLHREAAAQRAFAGPLALLRGHIERVLAAGQSVGAVRDDLPLGLLADVALNILITVDHWFAMNASDLAEGEEARFSERAFSLLMAPLLPPDNPE; encoded by the coding sequence TTGTCCCTGCCCATTCCAGCCAGTCGTACCAGGTTCGCCGGACTGAGCGATCAGGCGCGTGCATGCTGGCTTGACCCGGCAGAGCTGGAGTTCTGCGACCATGGGTTCGAAAACGCCTCCCTCAACCGCATCATCGCGGCAGCGGGAGAAAGCAAAGGACGCACCTATCACTACTTCGCCGACAAGGGCGACCTGTTCCGGGCCACACTCGAACGCCGTCTGGCGCCCCTCGGCACGCTCGGTGGGAATGCCGAAGCGATTGCCGGGGCCGACCGCGAGACCTACTGGACGCAGATTGCGGCCCTGTGCCGTCGGCTGGCCGGGGCGCTTCAGGGCGATGAATGCCTGGCCTCGCTGCTCAGGACCCTGCACCGGGAAGCTGCCGCACAGCGCGCCTTCGCCGGGCCGCTTGCGCTGTTGCGAGGCCATATCGAGCGCGTGCTTGCCGCGGGGCAATCGGTCGGAGCGGTGCGGGACGACCTTCCCCTCGGGCTGCTCGCGGATGTCGCCCTGAACATCCTCATCACCGTCGACCATTGGTTCGCGATGAACGCCTCCGACCTGGCCGAGGGCGAGGAGGCACGTTTTTCCGAGCGCGCCTTTTCTCTTCTGATGGCGCCTCTTCTTCCTCCTGATAACCCGGAATGA
- a CDS encoding YraN family protein has protein sequence MSGTVSYHAGRSAEDCVARGYEGRGMAIVARRWRGAGGEIDLVARDGDALVFVEVKKSRSFARAAERVARRQMDRVMTAAQEYLAGEPGGQLTDIRFDVALVNGFGEVDILENAFCA, from the coding sequence ATGAGCGGAACGGTTTCCTATCACGCCGGGCGGTCGGCCGAGGACTGCGTTGCCCGTGGGTATGAGGGGCGCGGCATGGCGATCGTGGCCCGGCGCTGGCGCGGGGCGGGCGGCGAGATCGACCTCGTTGCCCGTGATGGCGACGCGCTCGTCTTCGTCGAGGTCAAGAAAAGCCGCAGTTTCGCCCGTGCTGCCGAGCGGGTCGCGCGGCGCCAGATGGATCGTGTCATGACGGCGGCGCAGGAATATCTTGCGGGCGAACCCGGCGGGCAGTTGACCGATATCCGTTTCGACGTTGCGCTTGTGAACGGTTTCGGCGAAGTCGACATTCTCGAGAACGCGTTCTGCGCCTGA